Proteins encoded within one genomic window of Tunturibacter gelidoferens:
- a CDS encoding multicopper oxidase family protein, which produces MSNRRNFLQSAFALGAGLTTAPELFGVDHRAMANSHKSGMSAEHPVRINTPDVADLPYTMDNGVKVFRLIAEPVKQEIMPGKVIDLWGYNGSAPGPTIQAVEGDRVRILFENHLPEATAVHWHGFEISEAMDGVPGIGQLPVQPGGKFTYEFTLNQNGTFFYHSHMAMQEMIGMIGAFILHPKEAYSPAVASDSVIILQEYAVLPNNTVPNSMNMEYNWLAFNGKVAPAITPIVVRLGDRVRVRLINLGMDHHPIHLHGNTFWITGHEGARQPEHIWPRRNTVLVGVAQAQDIEFDAKYPGSWMLHCHMPHHMMNQMSSNVGKLTRSRGMQAGEDMESGMGMLTGSGNATSGDRGPSLGRGMGVGNTSENATPNGPQSPMPGMKQKPDMGGMQMTPEGLPANANKVPGFPQDAYMEGPQMAMDKMVEKPETIGLPEGWSGYMGGMMTLIRVMPPDQYDRYLDLKKKQTPDTMKNMPGMGGKNGL; this is translated from the coding sequence ATGAGTAACAGGCGCAATTTTCTTCAAAGTGCTTTTGCCTTAGGGGCAGGGCTGACTACGGCACCAGAGTTATTTGGAGTTGACCACCGCGCGATGGCCAATTCCCACAAATCTGGAATGTCTGCGGAACATCCAGTTCGGATCAATACTCCCGACGTTGCGGATCTCCCGTACACCATGGACAACGGGGTCAAGGTATTTCGGTTGATTGCGGAACCCGTCAAGCAGGAAATCATGCCCGGCAAAGTGATTGACCTATGGGGCTATAACGGCTCCGCTCCGGGACCGACCATTCAGGCAGTCGAGGGCGACAGAGTGCGCATCCTCTTCGAAAATCATCTGCCCGAAGCAACGGCAGTCCATTGGCATGGCTTTGAAATCTCTGAAGCGATGGACGGCGTACCTGGCATTGGACAGTTACCGGTTCAACCCGGCGGGAAGTTTACGTATGAGTTCACTCTCAATCAGAATGGAACATTTTTCTATCACTCGCACATGGCAATGCAGGAAATGATCGGCATGATCGGCGCGTTCATCCTGCATCCGAAAGAGGCTTATTCGCCGGCTGTGGCAAGCGATAGCGTCATCATTCTTCAGGAATATGCCGTATTGCCGAACAACACGGTGCCGAACAGTATGAACATGGAATACAACTGGCTGGCCTTCAATGGCAAGGTTGCACCAGCAATCACTCCGATCGTGGTCCGTCTAGGGGATCGCGTGCGGGTCCGTCTGATCAATCTTGGCATGGATCATCACCCGATCCATCTGCACGGCAATACCTTCTGGATTACCGGGCACGAAGGCGCGCGCCAGCCGGAGCATATCTGGCCGAGGCGAAACACGGTGCTGGTCGGTGTGGCACAGGCGCAGGATATCGAGTTTGACGCAAAGTATCCCGGGTCGTGGATGCTGCATTGCCATATGCCGCACCACATGATGAATCAGATGTCCTCCAACGTCGGTAAGTTGACGCGGTCACGGGGCATGCAGGCTGGCGAGGACATGGAGTCAGGAATGGGAATGCTGACAGGCTCCGGAAATGCGACTTCTGGTGATCGCGGTCCGAGTTTGGGACGTGGCATGGGAGTTGGCAATACGTCCGAAAATGCGACTCCGAACGGACCTCAGAGTCCCATGCCCGGAATGAAACAGAAGCCTGACATGGGAGGCATGCAAATGACGCCGGAAGGCTTGCCCGCGAACGCCAATAAAGTTCCTGGATTTCCGCAAGACGCCTATATGGAAGGACCGCAAATGGCGATGGACAAGATGGTTGAGAAGCCGGAGACCATCGGTCTGCCCGAAGGATGGAGCGGGTATATGGGCGGCATGATGACGCTCATTCGCGTCATGCCACCCGATCAGTACGACCGCTACTTGGATCTCAAGAAAAAGCAGACACCAGACACAATGAAAAACATGCCCGGGATGGGAGGCAAAAATGGTCTATAA
- a CDS encoding 2Fe-2S iron-sulfur cluster-binding protein, whose product METPTVKTFRLLPSSDDRFLPFTFVPGQFLNVAFWIGGAKMNRSYSISSSPNEREFVDLTIRREPRGAVSRHIDDLLKVGDLIESGGPVGKFTFTGKEADSIVLLSGGVGITPMMSISRYLTERSWPGDIFFIYSCRTPADFIFADKIPVLQRLNPKLHVTVTMSKPDGTDWKGARGRITKEWLTQLVPDLASRRCHLCGPPAMMDSVKAIFAELGIPSDHLKTETFGAVKPIPAIAGTTAKPTAPATGPLVTFSKNSKSAKVRMDLKVGDSPPRQSILELSEELGIGIEFSCRVGTCGICKVKMTSGDVDMEVQDALDANDKATNIILACQAKPKSDVAVAA is encoded by the coding sequence ATGGAGACGCCAACCGTGAAGACCTTCCGGTTGCTGCCTTCGTCCGACGACCGCTTCCTCCCTTTTACGTTCGTACCGGGTCAGTTCCTCAACGTCGCCTTCTGGATCGGGGGTGCGAAGATGAACCGCTCGTACTCCATCTCTTCTTCACCGAATGAGCGCGAATTCGTCGACCTCACCATTCGTCGCGAACCACGGGGCGCGGTTTCCCGTCACATAGATGACCTTCTCAAGGTGGGGGACCTGATCGAATCAGGAGGCCCTGTCGGAAAGTTCACCTTTACCGGAAAGGAAGCTGACAGCATCGTTCTTCTATCTGGTGGCGTGGGTATCACGCCAATGATGAGCATCTCTCGTTACCTTACGGAGCGCTCATGGCCTGGAGACATCTTTTTTATTTATAGCTGTCGTACCCCGGCCGATTTCATTTTCGCGGACAAAATACCCGTGCTCCAGCGCCTCAACCCGAAGTTGCACGTCACGGTCACAATGTCCAAGCCGGACGGGACAGACTGGAAGGGGGCGCGCGGCCGCATCACGAAGGAATGGCTCACGCAGTTGGTTCCCGATCTTGCCTCGCGGAGATGTCACCTGTGCGGGCCGCCAGCGATGATGGACTCGGTCAAGGCCATATTTGCTGAGCTTGGGATTCCTTCGGATCACCTGAAGACGGAGACATTCGGTGCAGTCAAGCCTATCCCGGCGATCGCGGGGACCACCGCCAAACCGACTGCTCCTGCGACAGGCCCTTTGGTCACGTTTTCGAAGAACAGCAAGTCGGCCAAAGTTCGGATGGATCTCAAGGTAGGCGATAGCCCACCCAGGCAGAGCATTCTGGAACTCTCGGAAGAACTCGGCATCGGGATCGAATTCTCTTGCCGTGTCGGAACGTGCGGCATCTGCAAGGTTAAGATGACCTCAGGGGACGTCGACATGGAAGTCCAGGACGCTCTTGATGCCAACGACAAAGCCACGAACATTATTCTCGCCTGCCAAGCAAAGCCCAAAAGCGATGTCGCGGTGGCGGCTTAG
- a CDS encoding LysR family transcriptional regulator yields MIENFKLHVFRVVADTLNFSKAAEELHLSQPAVTSQVRSLEEGLGIALFDRVGRNATLTPAGTTLLPYVRQIETLTCDALAALAPFGVQEGVELNIGASHTIGVYLLPKLLPMLVRDWPKLRIHVVSGSTTEILSALATHQVSIGLIEAPGHRPDLKIEAFSEDELSLILPPSHRWAKKTTLRAAEIVQEPILLRESGSGMRRFVEEYLEKNGVLSQQLHTNVDMNSTEAIISAVEAGLGIGFVPVMALDKAKLADSIKIVSLENGPIRRQLSFALLGGPVREGPLQDLIGLLRLVSPSAKNKTRRAAKAVGKST; encoded by the coding sequence ATGATTGAAAACTTCAAACTACATGTATTTCGCGTTGTTGCCGACACACTCAACTTCAGCAAAGCCGCCGAGGAACTGCATCTTTCTCAACCTGCTGTCACATCCCAAGTGCGGAGTCTGGAAGAAGGTCTCGGTATCGCACTCTTCGATCGAGTGGGGCGGAACGCAACACTGACTCCCGCCGGTACGACTCTTCTCCCCTACGTGCGTCAGATTGAAACCCTGACATGCGATGCCTTAGCAGCCCTCGCTCCGTTTGGAGTGCAAGAAGGCGTTGAGTTGAATATCGGAGCTTCTCACACCATCGGTGTCTATCTTTTACCCAAGCTGCTGCCAATGCTTGTACGCGACTGGCCTAAGCTGCGCATCCACGTCGTGAGCGGAAGCACTACCGAGATTCTAAGTGCTTTGGCGACGCATCAGGTATCAATCGGTCTGATCGAAGCTCCTGGGCATCGACCCGATCTCAAGATTGAGGCGTTTTCGGAGGACGAACTCAGTCTGATTCTTCCTCCCTCTCATCGATGGGCAAAGAAGACGACTCTCCGTGCGGCGGAAATTGTGCAGGAGCCGATTCTTTTGCGGGAATCGGGTTCGGGAATGCGTCGATTCGTCGAAGAATACCTGGAGAAAAATGGGGTTCTCAGCCAACAACTGCACACGAATGTCGATATGAATTCGACGGAGGCAATTATCTCAGCGGTTGAGGCGGGTCTCGGTATCGGTTTTGTTCCTGTGATGGCGCTTGATAAGGCCAAACTGGCCGACAGCATCAAGATCGTCTCCCTTGAAAATGGGCCAATCAGAAGGCAACTCAGCTTCGCGCTGCTCGGTGGTCCCGTCAGGGAAGGTCCGCTTCAGGACCTGATCGGGTTGCTGCGGCTCGTAAGCCCGTCAGCGAAGAACAAGACCAGAAGAGCCGCGAAGGCGGTCGGTAAGTCGACATGA
- a CDS encoding c-type cytochrome, producing the protein MAKKLTLIALLVGLVVVCIYASVTVRRGFSTRDSPSTVEAFVAQRTRDMAIPAKARRMNNPVSASPEVYADARAHFADHCAQCHANNGGGDTPIGRNLYPKPPDMRLAQTQNMSDGELYYTIQYGIRMSGMPAFGEPVDNDQDTWKLVTFIRHLPKLSEQEETEMQHLNPKTPDEIQEEKDEENFLKGDANSATPATTMHHH; encoded by the coding sequence ATGGCGAAGAAACTAACCCTGATCGCTCTCCTCGTTGGGCTGGTCGTAGTCTGCATTTACGCTTCCGTTACGGTCCGTCGTGGCTTTTCAACTCGCGACAGCCCTTCAACAGTCGAGGCTTTCGTGGCGCAGAGAACTCGCGATATGGCGATTCCCGCGAAAGCACGCCGGATGAACAATCCAGTGAGCGCCTCGCCGGAAGTATATGCCGATGCACGCGCCCACTTTGCGGATCATTGCGCGCAATGCCACGCAAATAACGGCGGCGGTGACACCCCGATCGGACGGAACCTCTATCCAAAGCCGCCTGATATGCGACTCGCCCAAACGCAGAATATGAGTGACGGTGAGTTGTACTACACGATTCAATACGGGATTCGTATGTCGGGTATGCCAGCCTTCGGCGAACCTGTCGACAATGACCAAGACACATGGAAACTTGTCACGTTTATCCGTCACTTACCGAAGCTTTCAGAACAGGAAGAGACAGAAATGCAGCACCTCAATCCAAAGACTCCCGATGAGATACAGGAGGAGAAAGACGAAGAGAACTTTTTGAAGGGCGATGCTAATTCAGCTACGCCGGCAACCACAATGCACCATCACTAA
- a CDS encoding DUF1634 domain-containing protein, with protein sequence MDLAIGKLLRFGAIFSAVLVSLGGVLYLQHPLRSAPKYNHFLAESTSLQGVAGVLRGAVHLDANSVIQLGLLFLIATPVARVAFCIVGFARQKDHLYIVISSSVLVILIYSLIQGGR encoded by the coding sequence ATGGACCTCGCCATCGGCAAGCTGCTTCGGTTTGGAGCCATCTTTTCGGCTGTTCTCGTATCTCTCGGTGGTGTCCTCTATCTACAACACCCCTTGAGGTCTGCGCCTAAATACAACCATTTTCTCGCGGAGAGTACTTCGCTTCAAGGTGTCGCCGGAGTGCTGCGCGGTGCAGTGCATCTTGATGCCAACAGTGTCATCCAACTCGGGCTTTTATTTCTCATTGCAACACCCGTGGCACGAGTTGCATTTTGTATCGTGGGCTTCGCGCGCCAGAAGGACCATCTCTACATCGTCATCAGTTCATCCGTACTTGTGATTTTGATCTATAGCTTGATTCAAGGAGGGCGCTAA
- a CDS encoding BON domain-containing protein, which yields MMKIFSLVFPGLLMVVLAGCNTKSSPVESQSAKSTPGGGAVSAATDATVNSDVKAKLAADETVGPMALDAQTQNKVVTLTGTVDSQATKDKAMMVARQVNGVSSVVDQMTVGPAGCCNHKAHPMPGHGDGMGMQPSPSH from the coding sequence ATGATGAAGATCTTTAGTTTGGTATTTCCGGGTTTGTTGATGGTCGTCCTCGCTGGCTGCAATACCAAGAGTTCGCCCGTGGAGTCGCAGTCGGCCAAGAGCACCCCAGGGGGCGGCGCGGTCTCTGCGGCAACAGATGCCACTGTCAATTCCGACGTGAAGGCCAAGCTTGCAGCGGACGAGACAGTCGGTCCGATGGCGCTCGACGCCCAAACGCAAAACAAGGTTGTAACGTTGACCGGAACTGTAGACTCTCAAGCAACTAAAGATAAAGCTATGATGGTGGCCCGCCAAGTCAACGGTGTATCGAGCGTTGTTGACCAGATGACGGTCGGACCAGCTGGGTGCTGTAACCACAAAGCCCATCCCATGCCGGGCCACGGAGACGGCATGGGAATGCAGCCTAGCCCCTCGCACTGA
- a CDS encoding efflux RND transporter permease subunit has product ESRKPAPIDIQIGGNDLQQAYEIAQATAAKLKKLNSVNDVLIPQDLNYPGLELNISRVQAGLLGISPRNIVDNVITALTSDGMIAPSFWVDPKTGNSYMLTVQYPESQIKTMTDFKQIPLRSPNGLNTTPLQSGADIKQINTPTEVDHYQLRREFDIYVMPKKEDLSRVNEQVETIVGQIQKPNGVTVKVRGSIRDMEQSFHSFGIGLILAVVLVYLILMAQFASLSDPFVILLAVPPGLSGVLIFLLLTGTTLNVMSLMGVVMMTGIAVSDSILIVEFVGTLRHEGMALKQALTEACKVRLRPILMTTMATILGLIPMALALEPGSEQYAPLARAILGGLTVSGLVTVFLVPTAYLLIHRKEEHSTAEGEA; this is encoded by the coding sequence TGAATCAAGGAAGCCTGCTCCGATCGATATTCAGATCGGAGGTAATGACCTACAGCAGGCCTACGAGATTGCGCAGGCCACAGCCGCGAAACTAAAGAAACTCAACTCGGTCAACGATGTTCTTATTCCTCAAGATCTCAACTATCCGGGTTTGGAGCTGAATATCAGCCGCGTTCAGGCCGGACTTCTAGGGATTTCGCCCAGAAACATTGTTGACAATGTAATCACTGCACTCACCTCGGACGGCATGATCGCCCCGAGTTTCTGGGTCGATCCAAAGACGGGTAACAGCTATATGTTGACCGTGCAGTACCCCGAGTCACAGATCAAAACCATGACCGACTTCAAGCAGATCCCCCTCCGATCGCCAAATGGCTTGAATACGACGCCGCTGCAATCGGGCGCCGACATCAAGCAGATCAATACACCAACAGAAGTGGACCACTATCAACTACGCCGCGAGTTCGATATCTACGTCATGCCGAAGAAGGAAGATCTCAGCCGGGTGAATGAGCAGGTAGAAACCATCGTCGGGCAGATCCAAAAACCGAATGGGGTCACTGTCAAGGTACGAGGTTCTATTCGAGACATGGAACAGTCTTTCCACAGCTTTGGTATCGGGCTCATCCTGGCGGTGGTCTTGGTCTACCTCATCTTAATGGCGCAGTTTGCATCTCTTTCGGATCCGTTCGTCATCCTGCTGGCAGTGCCCCCTGGCCTGTCAGGAGTGCTGATCTTTCTGTTGCTCACGGGAACCACCTTGAATGTGATGTCCCTGATGGGTGTCGTCATGATGACGGGTATTGCTGTCTCAGACAGCATCCTGATTGTGGAATTCGTTGGAACTCTCCGACACGAGGGAATGGCTTTGAAACAAGCTTTGACGGAAGCCTGCAAAGTACGGCTGCGGCCGATTCTGATGACCACCATGGCCACGATTCTGGGGCTTATTCCAATGGCTCTTGCGCTTGAACCCGGCAGCGAGCAGTATGCACCGCTGGCCCGCGCCATCCTTGGAGGCCTGACAGTATCGGGTCTTGTCACCGTCTTTTTAGTTCCAACAGCGTACTTGCTCATTCATCGGAAAGAAGAGCACTCAACAGCGGAAGGTGAGGCTTAG
- a CDS encoding sulfite exporter TauE/SafE family protein, with amino-acid sequence MSVLLFTALLFGASLLAGLLGALTGLGGGVVIVPVLVLLFKVDLRYAIGASLISVIATSSGAAAAYVSEGLSNIRIGMFLEIATTLGALLGAYLTARISSHSIAVVFGIVLLYSAYASYRGRFQDVQMTRRDPLAVRLKLCGTYSSLSKPERYSARRVPLGFGIMFGAGTLSGLLGIGSGAVKVLAMDQTMGLPFKISTTTSNFMIGVTAAASAGIYLAKGYIDAGIAMPVMLGVLVGSLLGSKLLVRAHVATLKVTFCLVILVLGLEMIFSGVTGRI; translated from the coding sequence ATGAGTGTCCTTCTGTTCACTGCGTTGCTCTTTGGAGCTTCCCTGCTTGCAGGCCTCCTCGGTGCGCTCACTGGACTGGGTGGCGGAGTCGTCATCGTGCCCGTTTTGGTTCTCCTGTTCAAGGTTGATCTCCGATACGCCATCGGTGCGTCGCTCATCTCGGTGATCGCCACATCCTCAGGTGCGGCGGCGGCCTATGTTAGCGAGGGATTATCGAACATACGCATCGGAATGTTCCTGGAGATAGCGACAACCCTTGGCGCTCTCCTCGGAGCGTATCTTACCGCAAGGATATCTAGTCACTCGATCGCAGTCGTCTTCGGCATTGTGCTGCTTTACTCGGCTTATGCATCTTATCGCGGCCGGTTCCAGGACGTGCAGATGACGAGAAGGGATCCCCTGGCGGTCAGACTCAAGCTCTGCGGGACCTATTCCTCGTTGTCGAAGCCGGAGCGATACAGTGCCCGGCGCGTCCCTCTGGGCTTTGGCATCATGTTTGGCGCAGGGACACTCTCTGGTCTGCTTGGGATAGGGTCAGGTGCGGTCAAGGTCCTGGCAATGGACCAGACGATGGGCCTTCCCTTCAAGATCTCGACCACCACGAGCAACTTCATGATCGGGGTGACGGCTGCCGCAAGCGCGGGTATCTATCTCGCCAAAGGATACATCGACGCCGGTATTGCGATGCCGGTAATGCTTGGCGTGCTTGTCGGATCGCTCCTTGGCTCAAAGCTCTTGGTCAGGGCGCACGTAGCGACCCTAAAAGTAACTTTTTGTCTCGTCATCCTCGTCTTGGGACTGGAAATGATCTTCAGCGGTGTGACAGGGAGGATATGA
- a CDS encoding TolC family protein translates to MVYKTRQLLLASTLLIPTLTFAQSPAPSSPDMQNMPGMQMPADQKPPATQPHDMQTMPDMKMNKEMPDMQMDDQGMKSQMQGPTLKLSDLEQMALSRNPTISQANANLRAAEGAKRQAGLYPNPTAGYYGDEIRGGSYHSGKQGAFVNQTIVFGGKLGAARRTAEQDRLLALTGIDSQRYRVLTDVRTLYYEALTAQRLVSLRRQLLILANDAVQTSYQLGNVGQADRPDVLQSEVEGDQAKLDLESAQQDQQSVWRTLGAVVGNPDLPMSPLEGNLEDIPQLNEQEWMTKLLSESPQVKSAQQDAERAKASLVEAKKVSIPDLQISANVSQDNEPLEPTTHRVGIVSGAQIGMQLPIFNHNQGNVERAKADIERSQQEVQRVQLELRRQMSTIFRDYGMARTSAERYRTSMLPRAQKAYDLYKTSYENMAAAYPQVLISQRTLFQLQVDYIRALETVWMNATAIQGYTLSDGLSAPSPLSGGIPPRP, encoded by the coding sequence ATGGTCTATAAGACACGTCAACTCTTACTGGCGAGCACGTTATTGATTCCCACACTGACGTTCGCGCAGAGTCCAGCTCCATCATCACCAGACATGCAGAATATGCCTGGAATGCAAATGCCAGCGGACCAAAAGCCTCCCGCAACTCAACCACACGACATGCAGACTATGCCGGACATGAAGATGAACAAAGAAATGCCTGATATGCAAATGGACGACCAGGGCATGAAGTCTCAGATGCAAGGTCCAACCCTCAAACTCAGCGACCTGGAACAGATGGCGCTCAGTCGAAATCCAACAATATCGCAAGCCAACGCTAATTTGCGGGCGGCCGAGGGAGCGAAGAGACAGGCTGGGCTATATCCAAATCCGACCGCAGGATATTACGGCGATGAAATTCGTGGTGGATCGTATCACTCGGGAAAACAAGGCGCTTTCGTAAACCAGACCATCGTATTCGGCGGAAAACTTGGCGCTGCGCGGCGGACTGCGGAGCAGGATAGGCTTCTAGCTCTCACCGGTATCGACTCACAACGTTATCGTGTTTTGACCGATGTGCGAACCCTTTATTACGAAGCGCTCACGGCACAACGGCTGGTTTCCCTTCGGCGGCAATTGCTGATCCTAGCCAACGATGCCGTACAGACCTCCTACCAGTTGGGCAACGTGGGACAGGCAGACCGTCCCGACGTTCTCCAGTCTGAGGTCGAAGGTGACCAAGCGAAGCTCGACCTGGAATCCGCCCAACAAGATCAACAATCGGTGTGGCGCACCTTAGGTGCCGTGGTTGGCAATCCCGATCTTCCGATGAGTCCGCTGGAAGGAAATCTCGAAGACATTCCTCAGCTCAATGAGCAGGAGTGGATGACTAAACTCTTGAGCGAAAGCCCGCAGGTGAAATCCGCTCAGCAAGACGCCGAACGCGCGAAAGCTTCTCTTGTTGAAGCAAAGAAGGTTTCGATTCCCGACCTGCAGATCAGCGCCAACGTCTCGCAGGACAATGAACCCCTGGAGCCAACAACACATAGGGTCGGAATTGTGAGCGGTGCTCAGATAGGGATGCAACTGCCGATCTTCAACCACAACCAGGGCAATGTTGAAAGGGCGAAGGCTGACATCGAACGCAGTCAACAGGAAGTTCAACGGGTACAGCTTGAACTCCGCAGGCAGATGAGCACAATTTTCCGTGACTATGGTATGGCGCGAACCAGTGCTGAACGTTATCGCACGAGCATGTTACCGCGAGCACAGAAGGCATATGACCTGTACAAGACAAGCTATGAAAATATGGCAGCGGCTTATCCCCAGGTCTTGATCTCACAGAGAACGCTCTTTCAATTGCAGGTGGACTATATCCGGGCTCTGGAAACTGTCTGGATGAACGCCACGGCTATACAGGGATACACGCTGTCCGATGGACTGTCAGCACCCAGCCCCCTCAGTGGTGGAATTCCACCACGACCATGA
- a CDS encoding universal stress protein: MPTIGKSSAIRLDSIIFATDFSPASQNAGLYASAVSVHFGTGLVIAHAFTLVQAALEVEAEKPLASQQRTTLKHELALTAEILDSGKGTTEYVLVDGDPRKVIPVLAQRRSPALIVLGTHGGGSIDRFVLGSTAEGILRHSSGPALTVGPNVNILRAGALNIRRILYATDCTAEAAHAAPVAVALADAFAAELDVLNVVRSREIDHPEQLRRLQEHFYGAVDAIMPHNAGQVCEPHTFVSVGQPYTEILNHVSEREIDLLVLGLRRNTHLGMQNRTSGVFPIIVRAKCPVITVASGSTYQP, from the coding sequence ATGCCCACTATCGGCAAGAGTTCGGCGATCCGGCTTGACTCCATCATTTTTGCAACGGATTTCTCACCTGCATCGCAGAACGCAGGCTTGTACGCTTCAGCCGTTTCTGTCCATTTCGGCACCGGTCTCGTGATAGCCCACGCCTTCACTCTAGTCCAAGCGGCACTCGAAGTGGAAGCCGAGAAACCGCTTGCGAGCCAACAAAGAACCACTCTTAAACATGAACTGGCACTGACGGCGGAGATACTCGATTCAGGCAAAGGAACAACGGAATATGTTCTTGTTGATGGCGATCCGCGCAAAGTAATTCCTGTACTAGCGCAACGTAGAAGCCCTGCGCTGATCGTATTGGGCACACATGGCGGCGGATCGATCGATCGCTTCGTTCTAGGTTCGACCGCCGAAGGAATCCTGCGTCATTCCAGTGGACCGGCACTCACGGTGGGTCCGAACGTGAACATCCTTCGAGCGGGAGCTCTTAATATTCGGCGAATCCTCTATGCTACCGACTGCACTGCCGAAGCGGCTCATGCGGCCCCGGTCGCCGTGGCGCTGGCCGACGCATTCGCCGCTGAACTCGATGTGCTGAATGTCGTCCGCTCTCGGGAGATCGATCATCCTGAGCAACTTCGTCGGCTTCAGGAGCACTTTTACGGGGCGGTCGACGCAATCATGCCGCATAACGCGGGACAGGTTTGCGAGCCGCATACTTTCGTCAGTGTGGGACAACCGTATACCGAGATTCTGAATCACGTCAGTGAACGAGAGATCGACTTGCTGGTTCTAGGGCTCAGGAGAAACACGCATCTCGGCATGCAAAACCGGACTTCTGGGGTATTTCCCATCATCGTTAGAGCCAAGTGCCCTGTTATAACGGTTGCTTCTGGTTCAACCTATCAACCATGA
- a CDS encoding TolC family protein, with protein MRANHKISIAFLPIVWIGLRTLAQSPPPTLPNAPDAQLLLVASAQSAPTGASPVAAATEGTPTLLTRPEAEKIALANNPRIHISQLIARVQHQAVRERRADELPNMNGNLTAVEANDGSRISSGSLTASRLLVHAGMGVQVSQLITDFGRTPNLVAAAKLQERARLADAEASREDIDLATDQVFYAVIEAQETLKVATQTVSARQTLTDQVSALTSSKLRSDLDLSFAQVNLSQAMLLQLNAQNDLDSAKAVLSAVLGYDKQMNFQLVDDAGPLPSLPPDPDVLIADAIQNRPDLQSLKFNEQAAQKFSKAQHEQLLPTISALGVVGGTPAGSSQYFTTDWYGAVGGNVSIPIFSGFRLTAQASEAALQAQSASEQTRALRNQVVSDVRAAWLNANTAVQRVTVTTELLKQANTALDLAKTRYDLGLSSIVELSQAELQQTEAAIGNANARSQYNFAISTIRFQTGVQP; from the coding sequence ATGAGAGCGAATCATAAGATCAGCATTGCATTTCTTCCAATCGTTTGGATCGGTCTCCGGACGCTTGCACAGAGTCCGCCGCCCACTCTGCCAAATGCCCCAGATGCGCAATTGCTTCTCGTCGCATCCGCTCAGTCGGCACCAACCGGTGCGTCGCCGGTGGCTGCAGCGACAGAAGGAACTCCAACTCTCCTTACGCGTCCAGAAGCTGAAAAGATCGCATTGGCGAACAACCCGCGCATTCACATCAGCCAATTGATCGCCAGAGTTCAGCATCAGGCGGTTCGGGAACGTCGAGCAGATGAACTTCCCAATATGAACGGAAACCTTACCGCAGTCGAGGCGAACGATGGAAGCAGAATCTCCAGCGGTTCTCTTACGGCCTCGCGACTTCTTGTCCATGCCGGGATGGGTGTTCAGGTCAGTCAGCTGATAACGGACTTTGGGCGCACGCCGAATCTCGTCGCTGCGGCCAAGTTACAAGAGAGGGCACGCCTAGCCGATGCCGAAGCGAGCCGAGAAGATATTGATCTTGCGACTGATCAAGTCTTCTACGCGGTCATCGAAGCTCAGGAGACTTTGAAGGTTGCAACTCAGACCGTCTCCGCGCGGCAGACTCTTACCGATCAGGTAAGTGCTCTCACGTCATCCAAGTTGAGGTCGGATCTGGATCTGAGCTTCGCTCAGGTCAATCTGTCCCAAGCAATGCTGCTGCAGCTCAACGCACAGAACGATCTCGACTCGGCAAAGGCAGTTCTGAGCGCCGTGCTGGGCTACGACAAACAGATGAACTTTCAGCTTGTTGATGATGCTGGCCCTCTGCCTTCCCTTCCCCCAGACCCCGATGTCCTGATCGCAGACGCGATTCAAAATCGACCCGATCTTCAATCGTTAAAGTTCAATGAACAGGCCGCACAGAAGTTCAGCAAGGCGCAGCATGAGCAGTTGCTTCCGACCATCAGTGCTCTTGGAGTCGTGGGCGGCACTCCTGCCGGCTCTTCTCAATACTTCACTACCGACTGGTATGGTGCGGTGGGCGGCAACGTAAGCATTCCAATCTTCAGTGGATTCCGGTTGACGGCACAAGCCTCCGAAGCTGCCCTTCAGGCACAATCAGCCTCGGAACAGACGCGCGCGCTCCGAAATCAGGTTGTGAGTGATGTCCGAGCCGCATGGCTCAATGCCAATACCGCCGTGCAACGCGTGACAGTGACGACTGAACTGCTCAAGCAGGCCAACACAGCGCTAGATCTGGCAAAGACGAGGTATGACCTTGGACTAAGCTCGATTGTCGAATTGAGCCAAGCTGAACTGCAACAGACAGAAGCGGCCATCGGCAACGCCAACGCGCGATCCCAATACAACTTCGCGATCTCAACAATTCGCTTCCAGACGGGAGTGCAGCCATGA